One segment of Candidatus Hydrogenedentota bacterium DNA contains the following:
- the ehuD gene encoding ectoine/hydroxyectoine ABC transporter permease subunit EhuD has product MKFEWTFAWNVLPELLMALRVTVFATVLGMALAAVLGLVWTIARRGSVAPIALVARHIVEFVRSTPLLVQLYFLFYVAPEFGLAMSPLATGVLALGIHYSSYLSEVYRAGIDAVPKGQWEAARALNLCFADTWRLVIIPQALPPVLPAMGNYLIAMFKDTPMLSAITVLELLQTAKIAGAEHFRYLEPLTLVGVLFLALSLGSAACVRWGERRLGVIRPR; this is encoded by the coding sequence ATGAAATTCGAGTGGACATTCGCATGGAACGTGCTGCCGGAGTTGCTTATGGCGCTGCGCGTCACGGTATTCGCGACCGTGCTCGGAATGGCGCTGGCGGCGGTGCTTGGCCTCGTCTGGACGATTGCCCGCCGCGGAAGCGTGGCGCCGATCGCGCTTGTCGCCCGGCATATCGTGGAATTCGTCCGATCAACGCCACTGCTCGTGCAACTCTATTTCCTGTTCTACGTCGCCCCGGAATTTGGCCTCGCGATGTCGCCACTGGCGACGGGCGTCCTCGCGCTCGGCATCCACTACAGCTCGTATTTGTCCGAGGTGTATCGCGCGGGGATCGATGCGGTGCCCAAAGGGCAATGGGAAGCGGCGCGGGCGCTTAACCTCTGCTTCGCAGACACGTGGCGCCTTGTCATCATCCCACAGGCGCTGCCGCCCGTATTGCCCGCGATGGGAAACTATCTTATTGCAATGTTCAAGGACACGCCCATGTTGTCCGCCATTACCGTATTGGAGTTGCTGCAGACCGCCAAGATCGCCGGCGCGGAACACTTTCGGTATCTGGAACCGCTAACCCTCGTCGGCGTGCTGTTTCTCGCACTCAGTTTAGGATCGGCCGCGTGCGTACGTTGGGGCGAACGGCGCCTGGGCGTCATTCGACCACGCTGA
- the ehuB gene encoding ectoine/hydroxyectoine ABC transporter substrate-binding protein EhuB: MTMVHALMRHWRALATAILMTVPLGCDTETNHPNVDDETTLQRIQRTGVVRVGYANEAPYAYLDSRTDTLTGEAPEVLRAVMRSMGVTKVEGVLTEFGALIPGLRAKRFDIIAAGMYITPERCQQIAFSNPSYAIGEAFIVKVGNPKALHSYGDVAAHADATLGVMAGAVERGYARASGIPDARVVVFPDAPSGLEAVQIGRVDAFAATSLTVRSLLAKTNSTRIEMANPFADPVVGGKSIRGFGAFGFRMEDVNLLSKFNEELRNFIGTPEHRAIVAPFGFTERELPGDTTAAELCAPEIQSGALN, encoded by the coding sequence ATGACCATGGTTCATGCATTGATGCGCCATTGGAGAGCGCTCGCCACTGCGATCCTGATGACCGTGCCTCTCGGATGTGATACGGAGACGAACCATCCAAACGTGGATGACGAGACGACCCTTCAACGAATTCAAAGGACGGGGGTCGTTCGCGTCGGGTATGCGAACGAGGCGCCCTACGCCTATCTCGACTCGAGGACCGACACGCTGACCGGCGAAGCGCCGGAGGTGTTGCGCGCGGTGATGAGGTCCATGGGTGTGACCAAGGTCGAGGGGGTGCTCACGGAGTTTGGCGCGCTAATACCCGGATTGCGCGCAAAGCGGTTTGACATCATCGCCGCAGGCATGTACATCACGCCGGAACGGTGCCAACAGATTGCGTTTTCAAACCCCAGCTACGCGATCGGCGAGGCATTCATTGTGAAGGTTGGGAATCCGAAGGCGCTACACAGTTACGGTGATGTCGCCGCACACGCGGACGCGACGCTTGGTGTGATGGCCGGCGCCGTCGAGCGCGGTTATGCACGGGCGTCGGGTATTCCAGACGCACGCGTTGTGGTGTTTCCAGATGCGCCAAGCGGCCTGGAGGCCGTCCAGATTGGGCGTGTCGACGCATTCGCCGCGACGAGTCTGACGGTCCGAAGTTTGCTTGCGAAAACAAACAGTACGCGAATAGAAATGGCGAACCCGTTCGCCGACCCCGTCGTCGGCGGGAAATCAATACGCGGGTTCGGCGCGTTTGGCTTTCGCATGGAGGATGTCAACTTGTTGAGCAAGTTCAACGAGGAACTCAGGAACTTTATCGGAACTCCGGAGCATCGGGCGATAGTCGCGCCATTTGGATTCACCGAGCGAGAACTGCCCGGCGACACAACGGCGGCCGAACTGTGCGCGCCTGAGATACAGAGCGGTGCGCTGAACTGA
- the ehuA gene encoding ectoine/hydroxyectoine ABC transporter ATP-binding protein EhuA — protein sequence MISVCGLTKTFGDVEVLRGIDLDVAAGEKLSIIGPSGSGKSTILRILMTLERPSSGTIEIEGKLLWHMRENGSLLPATQRHLHAMRSKVGMVFQQFNLFPHMSVLDNVTVAPVYVLGIGRDEANQRARQLLEKVGLAQKFDAYPAQLSGGQKQRVAIARALALYPKIMLFDEVTSALDPELVGEVLTVLRDLAMETDMTMILVTHEMRFAREISDRVVFIDHGRIIEQGPPEVIFTSPVETRTREFLRAVLEV from the coding sequence ATCATTTCAGTTTGCGGCCTTACAAAGACCTTCGGTGACGTCGAAGTCCTGCGAGGAATCGACTTGGATGTCGCGGCAGGCGAAAAGCTTTCGATAATCGGACCGAGCGGCTCGGGTAAGTCGACCATTCTACGCATTCTGATGACGCTCGAAAGGCCCAGCAGCGGCACAATCGAAATTGAAGGCAAACTCCTATGGCACATGCGTGAGAATGGAAGCCTGCTCCCCGCAACACAGCGGCACTTGCACGCGATGCGTAGCAAGGTCGGCATGGTTTTTCAACAGTTCAACCTGTTTCCGCACATGTCGGTTTTAGACAATGTGACCGTCGCGCCGGTGTATGTCCTCGGAATTGGCCGCGACGAGGCGAATCAGCGCGCGAGGCAACTCTTGGAGAAGGTCGGCCTGGCGCAAAAGTTCGATGCGTACCCGGCGCAATTATCCGGCGGTCAGAAACAACGTGTGGCCATCGCCCGCGCGCTCGCGTTGTATCCGAAGATAATGTTGTTCGATGAGGTGACCTCCGCCTTGGATCCCGAGCTTGTCGGGGAAGTGCTTACCGTGCTTCGGGACCTTGCGATGGAAACGGACATGACCATGATCCTTGTAACGCACGAGATGCGGTTCGCCCGCGAAATATCGGACCGTGTCGTCTTCATCGATCATGGGAGGATTATCGAACAGGGACCGCCGGAGGTTATCTTTACGAGTCCGGTGGAAACACGCACCCGCGAATTCTTGCGGGCCGTTTTGGAGGTGTAA
- a CDS encoding ADP-ribosylglycohydrolase family protein, which yields MIRACIAVTLCAGFSSIAQESFLRLPAEEYVNRMTAGWIGQMAGVGYGAPTEFQFNGRMVPAGALPEWKPEYINQFWQDDLYVEMTFLRSLEVHGWEVSHKQAGIDFARSGYPLWHANSAGRRNLRAGIAPPDSGHPQFNEHADDIDYQIEADYSGLIAPGMPNVPIRLGELFGRLVNYGDGIYGGQFVGGMYAAAFFERDPEKIVLAGLDCIPVESQYAGCIRDVIAWWKEYPEEWEAAWRRIEAKYNENLDYRKASCGGKKKEFNIDAKINGAYIVMGLLYGGKDPDKTIEIATRCGQDSDCNPSSAAGILFTSLGLDAIPAKYKSALDRGMVFTHTEYSFSKLVSVCESLARDAVVREGGAIESEDGRQFFHIPRSAPRPSPLEQSWNPGPIANSRYTDAEVNEQIRPQELSDGRVDMNNVIAEFAPEWKIDNCGLEMDPGIRAVYRGRQRVLVTHPDDGETPCVLSREVALPADSRAKLRLVVSHHDGGDWQLVVKVDGTKVFDESIDAESVRDGWRNVEIDLAPHAGKTIAIELLNQPTGWFCEAAYWAEIALVGI from the coding sequence ATGATTAGAGCATGTATCGCAGTCACGCTTTGTGCCGGATTCAGCAGCATCGCGCAGGAGAGCTTTCTGAGACTGCCAGCCGAGGAATACGTCAACCGGATGACTGCGGGCTGGATTGGGCAGATGGCGGGCGTGGGTTACGGCGCACCGACCGAGTTTCAGTTCAACGGGCGAATGGTCCCGGCGGGCGCGTTGCCGGAATGGAAGCCGGAATACATCAACCAATTCTGGCAGGACGATTTGTATGTCGAGATGACGTTCCTGCGGTCGCTGGAAGTGCACGGTTGGGAGGTGTCGCACAAGCAGGCGGGAATCGATTTTGCGCGGAGCGGGTATCCGCTGTGGCATGCGAACAGCGCCGGGCGCCGAAACCTGCGCGCGGGAATCGCGCCGCCGGATTCGGGTCATCCGCAGTTCAACGAGCACGCGGACGACATCGATTATCAAATCGAGGCGGACTATTCGGGTCTGATTGCGCCGGGCATGCCGAACGTGCCGATCCGGCTTGGCGAGCTGTTCGGCCGGCTCGTCAACTATGGAGACGGCATCTACGGAGGACAGTTCGTCGGGGGGATGTACGCGGCGGCGTTTTTCGAGCGTGACCCGGAAAAGATCGTGCTTGCCGGGCTCGACTGCATACCCGTGGAGAGCCAGTACGCGGGCTGCATCCGCGACGTGATCGCCTGGTGGAAGGAGTATCCCGAAGAATGGGAAGCGGCGTGGCGCCGGATCGAAGCGAAGTACAACGAGAACCTCGATTATCGCAAGGCGTCGTGCGGCGGCAAGAAAAAAGAGTTCAACATCGATGCGAAGATCAATGGCGCATACATCGTGATGGGGTTGCTCTACGGCGGCAAGGACCCTGACAAAACGATCGAGATCGCCACGCGGTGCGGACAGGACTCGGACTGTAACCCGTCCAGCGCGGCGGGAATCCTGTTTACTTCGCTTGGATTGGATGCGATCCCCGCAAAATACAAATCGGCGCTGGACCGCGGCATGGTGTTCACGCACACGGAGTACTCCTTTTCGAAACTTGTGTCGGTTTGCGAAAGTCTCGCGCGCGATGCCGTGGTGCGCGAAGGTGGCGCGATTGAATCCGAGGACGGCAGACAGTTTTTCCACATCCCGCGGAGCGCGCCACGGCCATCGCCACTCGAACAAAGCTGGAATCCGGGGCCCATCGCCAACAGCCGCTACACTGACGCGGAAGTGAACGAACAAATCCGCCCGCAGGAATTGTCCGATGGGCGCGTGGACATGAACAACGTGATCGCGGAGTTTGCGCCGGAGTGGAAGATCGACAACTGCGGCCTCGAGATGGACCCCGGCATCCGCGCGGTCTATCGCGGGCGCCAGCGCGTCCTCGTGACACACCCCGATGACGGCGAGACGCCGTGCGTACTATCCCGAGAAGTCGCGCTTCCGGCAGACTCCCGGGCCAAACTGCGATTGGTCGTGAGTCATCACGATGGCGGCGACTGGCAACTCGTCGTGAAGGTGGACGGAACGAAAGTCTTTGACGAGTCCATCGATGCGGAATCGGTTCGCGACGGATGGCGCAACGTCGAG
- a CDS encoding 6-phosphofructokinase yields MALTGKVLVAQGGGPTAVINQSVVGAVFESRKFAEVTRVYGALHGVRGIINEDFIDLTECTTQNLLDVAATPSSGLLSTRDKPDAEYCKKIFETCRAHDVRFFFYCGGNDSADSCRIVYEEAKAAGYEMQVVHVPKTIDNDLKVTDHCPGFGSAAKFVAQAFAGVNLDNRALPGVYIGVVMGRHAGFLTAASIVAKQYPDDGPHLIYLPERPLTKEKFLADVQAQYEKYGRCVIAVSEGIVGPSGKAIAAEFTNEKDAHGNVQLSGTGALGDLLSEWVKSGTKIKRVRADTLGYLQRSFLGCVSEVDQREAREVGEKAAQYAIGHGQSGSVSIVRVGDYAVEYKLSQLKDVARESVHMPDAFINAEANGVTDAFVKYVRPLVGPMPTFARFSAPKVGKVLNA; encoded by the coding sequence ATGGCATTGACAGGCAAAGTGCTCGTCGCGCAAGGTGGCGGGCCTACCGCAGTAATTAATCAGAGCGTTGTCGGGGCGGTGTTCGAGTCGCGCAAGTTTGCGGAAGTAACGCGCGTATACGGCGCGCTCCACGGCGTGCGCGGTATTATCAACGAAGATTTCATCGACCTGACCGAATGCACGACGCAAAACCTGCTCGATGTCGCGGCGACGCCGTCGTCGGGACTTCTCTCGACACGCGACAAACCCGACGCGGAATACTGTAAGAAAATATTCGAGACGTGCCGCGCGCACGATGTCCGCTTCTTCTTCTATTGCGGCGGCAACGACAGCGCGGATTCATGCCGCATCGTGTACGAGGAGGCAAAAGCCGCGGGCTACGAAATGCAGGTCGTTCACGTGCCCAAGACAATCGACAACGATCTGAAGGTAACGGACCATTGCCCGGGCTTTGGCAGCGCGGCCAAGTTCGTGGCGCAGGCGTTTGCGGGCGTTAATCTCGATAATCGCGCGCTGCCGGGGGTCTACATCGGCGTCGTTATGGGGCGTCACGCAGGTTTTCTCACTGCCGCGTCGATCGTCGCAAAGCAATACCCCGACGACGGTCCACACCTGATCTACCTGCCGGAACGTCCGCTGACAAAGGAAAAGTTTCTAGCGGACGTGCAGGCCCAATACGAAAAGTATGGCCGCTGCGTCATTGCGGTCTCCGAAGGTATAGTCGGCCCGAGCGGTAAAGCGATCGCCGCCGAATTCACCAATGAGAAAGACGCGCACGGCAACGTGCAGTTGAGCGGGACCGGCGCGCTCGGCGATCTGCTGAGCGAGTGGGTGAAGAGCGGCACCAAGATCAAGCGCGTGCGCGCCGACACGCTCGGCTACCTTCAGCGCAGCTTTCTCGGGTGCGTCAGCGAAGTCGATCAACGCGAGGCCCGCGAAGTCGGCGAAAAGGCCGCGCAGTACGCCATTGGCCACGGCCAGAGCGGGTCCGTCAGCATCGTGCGCGTGGGCGACTATGCCGTCGAATACAAGCTGTCGCAATTGAAGGACGTCGCGCGCGAATCGGTCCACATGCCCGATGCGTTCATCAACGCGGAGGCAAACGGCGTGACAGACGCGTTCGTCAAGTACGTGCGCCCGCTCGTCGGGCCGATGCCCACATTTGCGCGGTTCTCAGCACCCAAGGTCGGGAAAGTCCTCAACGCGTAA
- the ehuC gene encoding ectoine/hydroxyectoine ABC transporter permease subunit EhuC, producing MSAFEFIPSLLSGLGVTLALTFGGAAVAATLAWIAGLARMSHQGLVRVLAGIYIETFRGTSALVQLYWFFYALPLLGINLSAMVAGILVLGLNIGAYGAEVVRGAVLSVDKGQYEAATALNMSAMQRLWIVIVPQALIRMLPPAGNLLIELLKSTALVSLITLSDLTFRGMLLRSETLRTVEVFGLLLIIYFVVAQALVCGLRALEQRLAKAWHLENIA from the coding sequence ATGTCGGCTTTCGAATTCATACCGTCGCTGTTGAGTGGGCTCGGTGTCACGCTCGCGCTAACGTTTGGTGGCGCGGCCGTTGCCGCCACACTGGCGTGGATTGCCGGTTTGGCGCGCATGAGTCATCAAGGTTTGGTGCGAGTTCTTGCCGGCATTTACATTGAAACGTTTCGCGGCACATCCGCGCTTGTTCAACTGTACTGGTTTTTCTATGCGCTCCCGCTGCTTGGCATTAACTTATCGGCGATGGTAGCAGGAATCCTGGTTCTTGGCCTCAACATTGGAGCGTACGGCGCGGAGGTTGTGCGGGGCGCCGTGTTGTCGGTGGACAAGGGCCAGTATGAAGCGGCCACAGCGCTCAATATGTCTGCAATGCAGCGCCTATGGATTGTCATTGTGCCGCAGGCCCTCATCCGCATGCTTCCACCCGCAGGAAACCTCCTGATCGAATTATTGAAGAGCACGGCTCTGGTCTCGCTGATTACGCTAAGCGACTTGACCTTTCGCGGCATGCTTCTCCGCTCCGAAACGCTGCGCACCGTGGAGGTTTTTGGGCTGCTGCTGATTATCTACTTTGTCGTGGCACAGGCGCTCGTATGTGGCTTACGCGCGCTCGAGCAGCGATTGGCGAAGGCTTGGCATCTGGAAAACATCGCATGA
- a CDS encoding class I SAM-dependent methyltransferase produces MCEAAVKSWPRHQDFRTVERHYRRLAVNYDRFLYYSSDFVAAVSARVIEALDLRSEDRFVDLGCGTGMFTIEIANRVNLNQPVLAVDPFIEMLAQVPQNRGIRTIMMDALIFSRQTMAYDKVLMKESVHHVRDRVALFENLRRRLSSRGRLLLVGVPPEIDYPLFDAALERSVSWHADPETLAGDMQSAGFAVRTGELTYNHAIPKGTYFEMVRSKYMSLLSTFSDDQIDQGLREMAARYADVSTLRFQDRFRTVLGVKSD; encoded by the coding sequence ATGTGCGAGGCAGCGGTAAAATCTTGGCCACGCCATCAGGATTTCCGGACGGTGGAGCGGCACTACAGGCGGCTCGCCGTCAACTACGATCGGTTTCTCTATTATTCATCCGACTTTGTCGCGGCAGTCTCGGCACGCGTAATAGAGGCACTCGATTTACGATCCGAGGATCGCTTCGTCGATCTCGGTTGCGGCACGGGAATGTTCACGATTGAGATAGCCAATCGTGTTAACCTCAATCAACCCGTGTTGGCCGTGGATCCGTTCATCGAAATGCTCGCGCAGGTTCCGCAAAACCGAGGCATTCGCACCATCATGATGGACGCGCTGATCTTCTCGCGACAAACGATGGCATACGACAAAGTCCTGATGAAGGAGTCGGTCCACCACGTTCGCGACCGTGTCGCGCTGTTCGAAAACCTGCGTCGACGACTGTCGAGCCGGGGCAGACTCCTGTTGGTCGGCGTACCGCCCGAAATCGACTATCCGCTGTTTGACGCCGCACTCGAACGCTCCGTGAGCTGGCATGCAGACCCCGAGACGCTGGCCGGCGATATGCAGTCCGCGGGGTTCGCGGTCAGGACTGGTGAGCTTACTTACAATCATGCCATTCCGAAGGGCACCTATTTCGAAATGGTCAGGTCGAAGTACATGTCACTGCTGTCAACGTTTTCCGACGACCAGATCGACCAGGGACTGCGTGAGATGGCGGCGCGGTACGCGGACGTCAGCACACTCCGGTTCCAGGACCGATTTCGCACGGTACTTGGCGTAAAGTCAGATTAA